One Acropora palmata chromosome 2, jaAcrPala1.3, whole genome shotgun sequence genomic window, atccaGTCGATAAGCGTGACAAAAACTGATTGAGTTATTGAGGTTTGTTCAGTTGATCACTTCCCAAGTTAGCGCTCTGACCAACTAGGAGTTTATCGATAAACATTTGCTACAGTAAAATCCCAAAACATCGATTGCACTTGACGTCTTGGTCGCCCATACATTCCAATCTAATACTAATAGTTCTTACGATCTTTGCGACCGTTGTCTCTCCTTCTCGTTTTCTTATACCCTTGCGTTTTTCACTCGCTGCTGGCATCATGATATCAAGACCTGAGAAAACGAATCCCTCTgtttcattcgccaaagtcCTTTCCACAAAATGATATGTTCTTCAGGTGTCGGCGAGTTTGGTGGTGAAGGTCGCTTAGAAGGCTATATAGACGAGCTGTACATTTATAACAAGACACTCACTGAACCGGAGCTCAAGCTATTAATTAACAAGTGCCATGGTCCTCAAAGCACCATGGTCCTGCATCTGagctttgacaaaaataacgGCCCAAAATTCTTGGATGATTCTGGGCTCATGAACCACGCATCAATGGGAGGACCACCCGCGTTGCCAGGGCAACCCATGCCGGCTCCGCCACCTCGTAAGTGACTTCCAAAGCGTTTACTTGAAATTGataaaacattttcttcaaaCCGTAGTAAGTGTTTTCCAAAAGGATCTTCGAGTTTAACCTGGATACCGAGGCTTTCTACGAGAAAAAAAGATGGAAATTGAACGTCCGCCGGAGTACCGTGGGAATCAAGATATTTCACAAAACTTCGCGTTTTCCCAAGATCTATCTTAGCCTTGGCCAGCTTTTCTCCTTTCCATGCTCACTTTATTTTTCTCAgattttctttacaaactaatccttttattcattttagttTGTTGATTTTTGCTCGTTTGGTCCTCTTCGTCATTCAGTCTAGTTTCTCaacttttttccataatgtgTGTTTTATCAAAGCTACCAAAGGAAGCTGTGGAAATGGCGTACAGATCAGTGCTGGGCAAGCAGACATTAAACTCGACGGTAAAACTTTTCGCAACAAACCAATCGACGCCGTTACCATAGCGCTGTGGATAAATGTGACGTCGGTAAAGGGCGCGCATTACTTGTTTGATACTATTGGGGGACACTCCGCGCATAAACACGATCAATACCTGCTGGCCATCAATAACGGAGCCGTCAGTTGGAGTCACAATGACCAGAATGACAGACAGCTGTTTAAAGTGGCGACAGACTCTATTGTAACCGAGAGTAAGTGCATGAAACTCAATACGGCACGCGATCTGTTCTTGTCTTGATTAACTGAGTACGCACCATCATAGTAATatacttaaggacggtgcctactaattaaagatgttttttccccggtgtgtgattatgcaggaaatgtagatcttaacaagtcctattcaaatccaaaaagaaaattgggggtaaccacgcatttttcaaagataattcatgaataatatctgtaaaaagctttaaaatacaaagcaatgtatggcgttctttcccaaattgaagcttaattatctctcaaaaatgcgtggttacccccaattttctttttggataccaagagtactcactaagatctactttctccggatagttttaaaccgcgcaaaattatccctgtattagtaagcattggcgattggaaatccgagtatctggagatgcgcagaacgtatgcgcaataacaatagtaggcaccgtccttaagtcaGTGGATTTTTCCAAACATAGTTGCTCTACTAATTTAGGAGACTACAAATCGAACTAAATCACGACAAAGTAAAATCAAATTtgggtttttggtgagaggagAAAACTGGGGTACCCGGAGAGGGGGGAGGCGGAGTACCCggggggaaaccggagtatcTGGTCGAAACTGGAGTATATAGGGAAAACCTCTccgagcagagtagagaaccatcAAATTCAACACACATATAGcattaatcagaaaaactaacgcggacagatttcgacgtttcgatgacatcctgtcatcattatcaagaaactgaagaaaatttacataagtaagaagataaaaaactaAACCGAAAACAATAGTCTTTTGTTCTAAACCAGTGAATCATCCAGTGACctgacacaaagaaacacaaagtcaAGTGAATACTTTAGCACGTATTGAGTCTTATTGGATGTTAAGACTTGGTCTGTACTTTTTAATCAGGAGCATCTCGTATACCAGACAGTCCATCTTTCCTTGGCATTTCCTCAGAACTGCAAAATTCTTGGCTAAGTCAAGAGATCTAGGGGTGGTATCATGATCTTGTTGAAGATGTCTGCAAATGGATGAAGAACTGTGGCAGTGTTCTTCAATTCTCTGAAAAAGATGTCGAGTTGTGAGGCCTATGTATTCTGCATCGCACAGaggacatgaaaatttgtagACCACACTGTGTTGATTAATCAGAGAGggcttttgttcttttacgCTAAGTGTATCACCCAGTTTACGGCTAGTATAGATGGGCTGTAGAGGTGTTCCGATTCTGTTGCTAAGGTTGTTGAGTTGTTTCCTTAAGACGTCAGCAGACTTTTGGTCTTTGAACGGCAGCAGTATCCAAAAAGAACGGCAGCAGTAtccaaaaagaacaaaagcNNNNNNNNNNNNNNNNNNNNNNNNNNNNNNNNNNNNNNNNNNNNNNNNNNNNNNNNNNNNNNNNNNNNNNNNNNNNNNNNNNNNNNNNNNNNNNNNNNNNNNNNNNNNNNNNNNNNNNNNNNNNNNNNNNNNNNNNNNNNNNNNNNNNNNNNNNNNNNNNNNNNNNNNNNNNNNNNNNNNNNNNNNNNNNNNNNNNNNNNGCTAGTATAGATGGGCTGTAGAGGTGTTCCGATTCTGTTGCTAAGGTTGTTGAGTTGTTTCCTTAAGACGTCAGCAGACTTTTGGTCTTTGAACGGCAGCAGTATCCAAAAAGAACGGCAGCAGTAtccaaaaagaacaaaagccCTCTCTGACTAATCAACACAGTGTGGTctacaaattttcatgtcctCTGTGCGATGCAGAATACATAGGCCTCACAACTCGACATCTTTTTCAGAGAATTGAAGAACACTGCCACAGTTCTTCATCCATTTGCAGACATCTTCAACAAGATCATGATACCACCCCTAGATCTCTTGACTTAGCCAAGAATTTTGCAGTTCTGAGGAAATGCCAAGGAAAGATGGACTGTCTGGTATACGAGATGCTCCTGATTAAAAAGTACAGACCAAGTCTTAACATCCAATAAGACTCAATACGTGCTAAAGTATTCACTtgactttgtgtttctttgtgtcagGTCACTGGATGATTCACTGGTTTAGAACAAAAGACTATTGTTTTCGGTTtagttttttatcttcttacttatgtaaattttcttcagtttcttgataatgatgacaggatgtcaccgaaacgtcgaaatctgtccgcgttagtttttctgattaattcaACAACTAAAGCCAATCTTATACATATAGCATTGACACCAGAATcaaacccaggccacattggctGAATGCGAGTGCTCTCGCCTCTGCATCAACGCTGCGCATGCTCCTCACTAAACTCCATTCTCTTCTCAGGTTTGATGAAAGTTTGAGCTTCATTTCCATTTATCTTTgccatttctttcttttcatgatCCATTCAGAACTTTCTCCAACTTCAGTTCTAGAAAGCATGACACAATGATTGTCCAAAAGAGATGCAATTTTCTTAAGaaggaaaacaattatttaccTCCCCTTTTAGATCAGTGGGTTCACGTCGCTGCAACGTATAGCATGCAAAGTGGCCAGGCAAAGATCTTTATCAATGGCAACATGAACAAGCAGGGGCCTGGGTCGGGAAGGTTGTCAGAAGACTGGGACAGTTACGCGGCGTTTGGAAAGCACACTGGCTCTGTAACTGATATAGACACACTTGATGAAGTATACATGTACAGCAGAGAGCTGTCTCCATTTGAAATCAAAGCCCTCTACGACAATTGCAATTTTGGCTCTGCTAAGACAAGTGAGTTGAAGACAGACGTTAAGGAGTTTGCGCATTGAATGTATGACAATAGCGAGAGCGCCATAACAGCCCCATCATGCATTTCACGTGTTCTTGAGATTTAAAtagatttcttttgcaatgaaGTGAAATCAGCAGATTTATTGTTGTCGTAAAGGAAGCTAGCGTGAGAATATGAATGTCAAATTTCTTTGGTCATTTCGTTCCTGCTCATACAAGTATAAAATGCTAAACGTTTTCTGAACAATGTAAATGCGGAACTCATCGAGATAAAGGCTTGATCAGCAGCAGCATTTAATGAAATCATGCcccaaccttgttcccaggacCTCTTCCTTGGCTTCTCGCCCAGGCCTAAGAGTCATGGCgaggtcctgggaacgaggttgatcaCGTCCCCGTGATAGTCGTCATAATTTTTGCGCAAGCTCAGAATTATGAATTAGGGCAGCTGAGAAAAAGTCGGAGTCGTCATTGTAACAAACAATGCTGTCCATACCTGTATGCAGGCAATGGAGGTGACTAATCTCAAATTGTGATGATTTGCTAAGTTTGGAGAGGGCAGTTCCCTCATTTCGATAATAAGCTATATTTAAGAAGGGTTTTAACGAATTCATGTGAAGAGTGGTGATGCCAGCTGAAAACAGGCAGTCTCGCAACATTTCAATTCTTTGGTGCTTTTTTACAGCGAGCACGGGCCAGGTGTTGTATTTTGGGTTTGACCGGGTGTCAGGAAGTGCTGTATTCGATGATTCCGGAAGTGGAAACAATGGTGAGCTCACAAGCCTCGCTACAGTGACCAAAACCAGTGGGACTTGTGGGAACGGTCTCAGGTTGCGTGGAGGTGAGACGTCATCAAAATTTACTACATTAGAAACGCACAAAAGCATAATGTACCCgcgaaaaaaaggaaagagcaTAATCTTAAATCTTGATGAAGTGTACTCACATCAGAAAAAAACGCTTTTAGTCTTTTCACTGATATTTGGCACTCTTTTCACGTTTTAAATTCCTTAGGGAATATTCTCATTAATGGTCAGCTGATAAAGAGGAAACCGCTGTTTGGTGTAACCATGGGGCTGTGGCTCAGGCTAGATACCAATCGCGGAGAGCAAGCAATATTTAGCACGTGTAACCCTGGCAACCCTTGGAACAGTAACGTGCAGTACGCTTTTGAGATTGTAGATGGGCGGGTGAAATGGTTTCATAAGAACGAAAAATCACAGGTCAGTTTAGTCGATGAGTGTGAACGGTGGCTGCCGACAGATCCACCATTCTCTACTTCTGTATAGTTTCTTCGATTGTTGATTCAGTCACGCGTTGAATTTCACATATATAACGCCGGCAAGACAAATCGCAGTCTGAAGTTCCTTTATGCACTTGTCAGTGTGCTCCATCCTAATTGGCTAATTAGATCGAACCTCCGTTTAGTAGTGAGTGCAATTTGCACGCAGATTCTCACCAGAACTCGTGGATATCAAGGAGTAAAAAGGGCCATTTAACCAATAGGTGTGGACCCTGATCTTTCATCACCTGAATGGATATTTCAGTATAGTTTCGGAAATTGATTTTTCAAGGATCCCTGCAACTGTGGCAACATAATTTGATGAGAAAGCGTGTTCTAAAAGTAGACTCGTTGCTAAGAAGTCCAACCAAGCCATAGGTACACTCACGCAAATTCCCCCTTCTCAGCGTACTCCCAATAATTCTCCAACCAAATTCCAATTCCAGCGATTTTTGAGATCTTCTAAGGTTTGCTTTTGCCCGGACAAAATAGTCTTGAATAATTGCGAGAAGCACTGTGATAAACCGTGAAAAGCAAACTCCTCAATAAGAGGATATTTGGATTGATAGTCGTCAAGTTTTCGTTCATTCAGACGGTGTTTAGTGCCGAGACCAACACACCAGTGGTACCTGCAGGGACCTGGACCCACATCAGCTGTACATATACAGCGGCTGGCGGTAAATCAGAGATCTATGTTAATGGTGTATTGAAGAAAGAGGAATTTACTGGCGCGGGAACTCTCTCTCAGGTAACCTAATAAAAAACGCCACTTATGTGAAGGGTTGCACGTCAGAAAGTGTCCCGTTCGGTCTAACAAGGCTAAAATACCTTTTTGTAATACTAGGGTTAGCGTTTGTGTCTGGCTTATTTCTTGGGTCGGGATTTTTGTCTTGTGGAGTACGGAAGGACCCTTCATGTCCTTTACTGGACTTATTCCTCATTACAAGTTATATCGACGGTTGAGTGAAACCGTGAGAGAGGGGACGCTTTGTGATGCTTATTGCAGGAAGTCAGCAGGCATCTAATTAAATGCGACTTTGGACATATCTGAAACACTCTACACAGTAGACCCAGTCTTTGGATAACCCAGCCTCAAGGGAGCATCGATGTTTTCACCCTAAGTGATAGGAACTTACCAACGTAAGGCAATCTATCTAGGCTTACTTAATCCCCCTATCTCCCGACGCGAAGTCTCCGAACATGTCTCCCTTCTCGTCCTAAATCGACTCTTCGTTTGAAACACAAGAGTCCCTTGTTCAGGATATATTTTCTAAGTGAGccgttttcgtttctttcaGGATTGGGCTGGAAAAATCAGCATTGGAAAATCTTACGAAAAAGCAGTAAATGGACAGTGGATTTCACAGAACAAGCTCTATGGCATCATTGATGAGTTCTACTTGTTTGATCGCGCCttaaaacaaaacgaaatcACCTTGCTGGCTCAGACATGCAATTATCACAGAATAGTGCTTCACTATGGGTTTAACCTCTTTACGGGGAAAACAGTCTACGATCAATCAGGTCTCGCTAACAACGGTTTGGCTCTAAACGGAACAGTATCGTACATTAATGGGACATGCGGAAAATCAGTGAATATGACCATGGGACAAATTGAAGTACCTGGTGATACTTTCAGGGAAAGGCCCCAGAAGGCTATCTCGATATCAGTGTGGATTAACCTACAAACAAACAGGTCAGATTTACAGTAATCTTGCTTCGTTCATAACGCGAGTGTAACGAACTTGGCTGTCGGCACCAAGAGAGGGTAGAAAGGGCGGAGCCGAGAGCGGTGATAATCAATGTAGGCGTGTTTATTCGTGCAAAATTTCTttacaatgaaacaaaaggaatttGAACAGTACACTAATAACCTTGTCTTTGGAAGGACACAAGGGTGCATTAACATAAGGAGGGAGTGCTTTCGAGTGAGACCAAAATGAGACTCGATCAAAACAACCAAACAAACTGAGAAGCTGTAATGCGCTTCTAATTTTGGGGTTAGGTGCACTTAATATCGCGGTTAGTCCACATATAATTGTCAGATAAGAGATCGATTCCGGCCTTTATGGCTTTTGTGGTTTTACACAAGGCGTCATAGCGGGAATATTTGtgcccccctcccccccccccaaaaaaaaaaaaaaactgcggCTGTGTTTGTGTCCCAGAATAATCTCCTGGGAATTAAATTCAAACATGGCCAATGATCGCGCGAGTGAAAGGCAGAAATTAACATCTACAACAGCTGCTCCAAATACTCCAATGAGGGCCCTACAACAACGACTGTTGTGCAGaccaatagaccttttcagcttgtacattttgttttcccatttcagaccacgcgatgccctcatgggaatt contains:
- the LOC141874104 gene encoding uncharacterized protein LOC141874104 codes for the protein MRLRYVCLSLLVGVISTWAGLTQDYNQVLYLGFDRYNGERLYDDSQHNNNATFKSAHLDKVPGSCGMCLEVCCGGGVNIDGAKFVGIPYIEVTVAMMVQLKEVSGKMVLFETIGGPPMSIHQEPQYLLQVENARLRWFHRNENGSTVFSIITDGPVLSNGKWYHIAAMYDGLRGSSRIYINGRLSKQETADPGVFLSRDWSKYIGVGEFGGEGRLEGYIDELYIYNKTLTEPELKLLINKCHGPQSTMVLHLSFDKNNGPKFLDDSGLMNHASMGGPPALPGQPMPAPPPPTKGSCGNGVQISAGQADIKLDGKTFRNKPIDAVTIALWINVTSVKGAHYLFDTIGGHSAHKHDQYLLAINNGAVSWSHNDQNDRQLFKVATDSIVTENQWVHVAATYSMQSGQAKIFINGNMNKQGPGSGRLSEDWDSYAAFGKHTGSVTDIDTLDEVYMYSRELSPFEIKALYDNCNFGSAKTTSTGQVLYFGFDRVSGSAVFDDSGSGNNGELTSLATVTKTSGTCGNGLRLRGGNILINGQLIKRKPLFGVTMGLWLRLDTNRGEQAIFSTCNPGNPWNSNVQYAFEIVDGRVKWFHKNEKSQTVFSAETNTPVVPAGTWTHISCTYTAAGGKSEIYVNGVLKKEEFTGAGTLSQDWAGKISIGKSYEKAVNGQWISQNKLYGIIDEFYLFDRALKQNEITLLAQTCNYHRIVLHYGFNLFTGKTVYDQSGLANNGLALNGTVSYINGTCGKSVNMTMGQIEVPGDTFRERPQKAISISVWINLQTNRGRHEIFNTIGSHSDHKHDQYDFAVKDGKIIWYHHQENDKEVFNLITLPVIPARRWTHVVATYDSNAMLVKVFVNGNLVKQKSAIGDLSQDWGHFAGIGRHFYEGTYLSGLIDEFIIYNYALSRKEIEFLAQGRCS